TTGTTCCCTGGTCATCGCGCTAATATCACAAGGGGAAACTTCAAACCCGTAAGAAAGATATGTAGATGTAGATAATTATTATTCTGTTATTGCATAAAATGAAAAGCATTTTTTGATACAAAACTGTTGACTCAAGAGTATAAAAAATTCTATACAAGACTAAAACCTTAATAGATTTGTTAAcgaagttatatataaaaaaagaattCTGTGATGACAATTCTTAAAAGTTGTGTTATGGTTTATAAAAATCTTAGttactatttatttattttttatttatttatcctaTATACTAAAAGAGGTCCAAATTTTTTTCGTTTAGACCTCCCCACCCTTATCAAACGACACCAACAAAAAACTTATCAAACTCCCCCCAAACAATGTTTATCCTATATACTAAAAGAGGTCCAAATTTTTTTCGTTTAGACCTCCCCACCCTTATCAAACGACACCAACAAAAAACTTATCAAACTCCCCCCAAACAATGTTAAACATGTCAGATTTTCAAGGATAAAAACTGTAAAATTACtatttaattaataaaacttaagcAAAATCAACCCAAGTTTTTAACGGGCCAAATCTTCCCGCTCGTTTCGAaataaaattttccaaaatcaccgttcaactcaaaataattttacgaacacaacgttaCTAGCTATGCGCGAAACGGAttgtttttaaaaaatgctaaatatatCGAGATATTTTTTTATACATTTACATACAGGtataataaacaacccaaactaTTCACATCGTATCGATGATTCTGTTCCCTTTTTTATGCGGTTTTTTCGACGCTAAAAACGTGGAGTCCATTATGCACACTAGGTGCTAACCACGTGTTTCCAACCATACTCGTAGCAACGcgtttttaattctgtaaatacataacgctatgtgaaatatgaatatgcaacccgaaaagccccgccgcatcgcgcgggccagaATTTTCCTagttagtattactattactaattaataatataaataatagccAAAGCTGAGTTTGTTGCTTTTTGATTTTTGCTACCGTTTTATCAAATAACTAGTGAGAGGACCCGTGGAACTACaactttgtttaaacgaaacagttgaaTGATATGTTTTAGTTATTAAGCGAATATAAATGCTAAAGTCGGTTTGTTTAGATTTCGTTGACAATAACATACACAAAAAGCATTAGCCTTTGAATAAAAATACAAGTGCTAAAATAGAATAAAGTAAGAAAATATATTAAAATGGAAGCAACTGTAAGTATGTTCATAAAACCACTTGAGTATGTTGAATAAATAGTACTCCGTAGTAGTCAACACTTTCAaatgtaaataaatagataattgaaGACTCTTAATAACTCTAAAAAAATATTGGTGAATCAACTTCCTTTCGTACATAGACGCTTGCAAACAAATATAATCGACAGGGTTTGAAGATATCTATTGCAAAATAAGTATACCAGGAATACCATAcgactatatttatatttatatactactccctccgtctcattccaatagtacacagacaaaaaacacgcagttttaggaaattccactaacttcatttctccaccaatgaaatatcttctctctccagatccaccaatgaaatatcttcttttctttctatttatggaagtggactatcagaatgggacatcccaaaatggaataatggcctattggaatgagacggatgtagtatctaatagacaaaaacgaTGAATAGTAACCAGGGCGTTTTCGTCCTTTCACTTGTTCCCACCTTTTTCCAAAAAAAACTCCATACTTTGTTCcaatattaaaatcgaccccccaaacaggggggtaaagtgtcaatacacattttcaaaaaaaaatcttaaataaactccacccaaaaatTCAACggaccatatcttctcgctcgcaacgagttaaatttttccgacaccatcgttaaactcgaaataattttaggaacacaatgtcactaactatacgcaaaatggacgCTTATTAAAAAAAGCCTAAATATtttaggtacttttcatacacgttgattttgcgttaaatttttaaaagtcgacaattgcataacgaaacgcggagatgcacatatattgttaatttaaaataacatttaaatttttcacggattataccttttagttcgattcgagttgcgcttcaacgacatcatcgttagccacgaaataattttacaaactaaacgtaataaaatacattgaaagccGAACCccaggcgcgaagcgagggttcgaacactagttaattctaagataaaatatcaaaatatagacATAATTAGTACATGATGTttcataacaaaaaaaaaaaaaaaaactatctaaTTAAGGTTATGACATGATCATCATGTAACAAATCATGTTAGAAGGAAAAAGATTcaaaatagatattcatcaagtaACAAAACAAAAGCATTCAAAGATTCATAACACAAACTTTCAACTTAAAACAAACATTCAGACAATACTTAAAAATGAAATATTAAGGCTTTTCAATCTTCAATTATAGCAACATATTCTTATTCTTCAGAGTTATGTGTGCATGAGGAAGATCACGTTTCTCAAAAGCAATAATGTAAACAACTGCAATGAAAGTGTAGAATAAGtacaataatatataaaataaataaaaattttagtGAATATATATGTACTTACCTTACCATTAAAAGAGGGATTGAGAATACTTGCTCTAACTTCGCTAAAATCATGATTATTTTTGAATTTTCCTATCATACTATTTACCTTCATTTTAAATAGTCGTAATATAATTTAACGTATGTCATCAGCTTtcaaattattactccgtattgttTAACAAACAGACAATAACAGGATACTTTGGATTGCAAATGACAGTTAGGAAGAAATTTGGATATTCAAAATGTCTAACTATTGCCATTACTTCTAAATAGTTTAACATCATATACCTAGAACCTTTAATGTATGATaattttcatcatcaaacaacacacAAAAGAGAATAAttctttataaaaataataacaaaaatgcAAGATAAAACCATAAACCAATATGATAATAAGCATTAAGAATGATGTGAAGATGTACAAACTTGTTTTTTGGAAGAAGAAATTTTAGAAAGAAAATATTGAGTCAATGGAGAGTTTTTTTTGGAGAGTGACTTTTCATAGCGTATTAAATCTTTGCATCTCAATGCTTCAATATCGGCATTTAATTGaaatttaaaacataataaaattattcCTTTTAATTAGGCGTAGTTATTTTGTTTTCAAATTAAGCGTATTTAATTTGTTTTGTATATAAATCTGTATTTAATTCttattatttatgttatctaaATATTAATTCACTTTTTTGTTTGTTTTATAATTAGAAATAACTAGTAAAAGGGGGCGGGCGGTGCCGCGCCATCATGTAGACGTTTGTTGGCAATTGCATCATTGTGTTCAAAAGTATATTGTATTCAAAAGCATATTACAGTTTGCTACATACATACATGGTTTGTTCAAAATTAAATCGGTAGCAGCTAGCCAGCTACAATCTTTTAAAATCGGTAGCAGCTACAATCTTTTAGGGTTACCACATTCCAAGTAGTAGTCTTTTGAATTTTTCGCCAAGTAGATCGATAACTGCCCAAGGCTCCTTCAAAAAACCGTTTCCACACCATCACCGGTCTGTTTGACAAATGATCTCTTTCACAACGTTCAACCAAAGTGTTCCAATAGACGGTCAAGAAGACCCCAACATTGGCCCAAAAAAATAAGATATTTGTTATTCTTAATTGGTGTAAAGAGTATTTGCATATGTGAaatataaaacgaataaaaagTACCTTTAAGTAAACCGTTTTTCATCAGAGTTAATCTCATCTCCATAGCATGAATCTGCAAATTGGATCATCCAGGGGTAAATATGTAACTTCACACAAAAAACATTGAATAAATTAAAAGCTAACACAAACCTTGAACCAAAATGCCAATGTTATCAGCATGACCTCTCACCTTCCATAGTTTACAGCCTTACCTGTCCAAAAGTATGGCCTCTGATCTAACTACAAATGTTTGATGTGTTCCAAATGTTACTTCTGGAAGGTATctgttttgaaaagaaaaaaaaaatagtcaaattttgttatttaaagctTTTTAGATTGATAATTAAAAATGACCCACTCAAGTAAATGGGGCTGATATATACAGTTGTTGAGATATATTTTCATCAGTTCAACAAAAGATGCATATTTTGAAACCATGTAGCAAACTTCTCAAAGACTTTTCCTCACTCTTCATAATCTTTATTTCCTTTAACTCAATTATTTCTTCAAATCAACTAAATGTCATTTGATGTTTAAATGGAGATTGAGATGAGTCATTAACATCCTTTATAACACACGATCCTAGCTCTTGTGAACTCACAGGCCTGATAAAACAGCaaacaaataataacaataacaaattacAACACCATTTGCACAAAACCCGATGTAACAAACGACCCTTATCAACAGCTTCAAACGGAAACAATAGCATGTCCAGTAAATCCAAAAAGATCGTACGTAACTCAAAAACAAAGAAAAAATATGTTAAAAACATAGCTTTCGCTAGTGATGAAACCGTAGCCTTTATAACCTTCGCATACGTTTGCAAACTGTTAGAACCCTAATTTTTATAATCTTTGCGAAGTTCCGAAAACGGATGAAACAATATAAATTGTTACTCTTGAGTGACCTGATATGTACCTCTTAACTATTGGTTTATTTAAACTATTTGAAAAAACTATACTCAAAATCTACCCATTTAGTATATCTCATTTTCAATATGAGATCACTCACAACAATTGGATGTTCAATACAAAACCCTATAGAATAATGAAAAGAAGCACAAAGAAGTTAAAAAACCAAAGATTATTTACAAAGAAACCAAAACCTAAGATTTGAAGAGCTGGCGGTAGAGAAACCTACCCAGATATAATTCAATATGTTTCTGTCAAATTTGCATTGCAAGTGCACCCAGCGAAATAAATTTAGTAATTGTAGAAGGTAACCAAACAACATACCTCCTGGTTAGCAGATTTCAAGGATGAATGCGTCGAGCCATCGATATCAATTTTTCAATATCTAGGTGACAATATTACAACAAAATATATATCAAAATTTAATATTAGTCTTAACATATACACTATCTATTGTACAAAAGAATAGAGATACATAAATCATAACTGCAGTAGCAGGTACGACAATCAATATCAAGTACCCGCTTCCACATATTATCATCATAGCCTTTCATTTTAATACTTTTGAAGACAGACACACGATAATAATGTAAGCTCTAAGTACACGGCTGCAACCGATATGCCTTGCCAAGATGCAAGAAGAAATTAAACATGCAACTAATTTGTACCAATATTAAGTCCAATTGTTAAACAGACTTCTCAAAACAATAGTTTTAGACGAACACATGGAGTAAAAAATCGGGCTCAGTTATGTCGGTAAGTTCTATCAACAGAACACGGTGCACCATGGCTGCAACATATAGGTTGCCTCGCCACAACATGGCTGCACCCTGTGGCTGCCTTGCCAATACATGGCTGCTACCTATACGCTGCCCCGCCCATATACAAAGTGCATAATATGTTGATCATCACAGCCCTTTTGTTTACATGACAAAATGAAATGGGGTTGCAAAAACCCTAGGGAGGATAAATAGATAGGTACGAAAGTACGCAAAATGACCAAAGTACCGTCGAAAAATTAAGTGAAATGACATGTCAGTCCAAACGAAACAGTAACTCCAACAGCATCAGGGGGCACTTTCTCAATTAGTATATAAGGATAATAATTTGGACTCAAGCATGTACAAAGCTAATCGACAAATAATGAGTTGCCATGGCTGCAACATATGTTGCCCCGCCAAGTTGCAAACCCGTTTATTATGACTGTAACGGTTAGCTCCTACATGTTCATCATCATGGTCCAAGCATCATCATGTGTGCAATTCATATCCTGCAAACATGTGTTTCAAAGGCAATGACTATGAACAGCCATACTCGCAACACATATGTTACATCACCAAGGCTGCAACACGTATGTTGCCGTGCCAAGATGTGATGAGATTATTTCTCAGTGCAAGGCTCAACCTATAAGTATGAATATCACAGCCTTGCACTAACATGAGACGTCGCATTACAAACATAATCCTGTCAGGAGAGAACacgtatcattttaatattatagaTATGCTACATAACTTACTAAAatccatcattattatttttaggaAACAATAAAACATACATAAGAAATCCATACAGAATACCATAGCAACAACATAAAGTAACAACATAATAGCATAGCAACAGCAGTACAGATAGCAACCCAAAGTTGttgaatattttttttattttattttttttgcatcAAATGAACATCAACAATAACCTTAAATCGATTTTCATTATGTTTTAAGAATACATTTTAAATAGTAAAACTTAAACATCATCAATTAACGAAGAGAGTTACCTTAAACAGAAACCCTAATATAATTGTGGCAGTATAAACCCAGGACAACAACCATGACAACCATCCCAACGACCAAAATCAAGGCCAACAGCCGTCGTAACAGGGTGAAAATCAAGTATTACAACCATCAATTAGCGATAAATAATAATGTGTGTGTCAATTAGAAATTAACAATAATTAGAAATTAGCGATAAATAATAATACCTAAAGCCAGAAAGTCAAGTAGAAATTAACCATCGGAGATGTTAGGATATGGTATGAGATGGGTATGCGAAGATGTCAGGCAACAGGCATGAAAACCGTCACCAATAACATCGCCAAAACGAAAACCACACCAAAACCATGACTACCGCTACAAATCAACCATTAGGACGTTAGGATACGACCACCGAGGAACGGCGGTGTCAGGCAACCGGAGTTAAACCATCTTCAGagagcatcaggtcagtaggtgaACGACTGAAATGGGGTTCCAAAAACCCTAGGACGGATAAATAGGTACGTGAGGGAGAAGGCAAGATGACCACAGTAACTCCAACAGCATAAAGGGACACTCTCTCGGTtggcgaaaaaaaaaaaaaaaaaaaaccgctaCAGTACAAGAGTTTGCGGATCCCTATTGGGTATCGTTGacatatagtataatataatgacactagcTTGGTGGCATGGTCAAACAAAATTAAGGAGTAATTGAGTTTTAATACGAATTTATAGATATTATTCCCCTCTAGCGACTTCCAAATTCCCTAATCGTTAGGGTTTTCGATTTGTTGGCTTTATATCTGAGCTTGATTTTATCGTTGTAGATATATGAGAAACAGAAACTCGTTTGTTTACTTCGATTGCGAGATAACATTAGGGTTTTTTTCTCTCGAAAGAATGAGTGTTGAGCGATCACGTTCAAACGATTGTTTCACTTATTTAACTATTGAACGAGTATTTTAGATAATAGTTATGGAAGTGTATTTTATGCAAGTTAATGATCTTGTATAGGAAAGTTAAAGAAAAAAGTCCACGGTGTGTTTGAGTGACGAGCCTCTAAGAGCTTATGGAAACTTATAAGAGCTTGGACTTATGATTTTAACAAGCTACAAGTCATAAGTTTTTTTTGTTGACATTAAAAGTAGAGCTTATTAATTTCATAAGtcttaaaaaataagctacttatggtagcttatgaaaaaaaaaaaaaagtagagcttatgaactgaaaaataagctccagctattttaccaaacacttataaaaaataataagctctagctaccagcttcaaaaataagctcaGCTCCAACTCTATCTAAAAAATTCCAGCTCCATTTCAAAGCTTCAGCTCCAGCTAGGGATGGCAATGATCATCCGATCcgatggatatccacccgatccgatcCGCTTAAAGCGGATATGGATGatcttaaatggatatggatacggatatggatgaatctaaatggatatggatgaaataTTTCATTCATGGATATATTCATTTACACCCGAAATGCATATACAAATacaaaaatatagatatatgcatataaaataactattatatatgtatttaccaTTACACATACGTTTTGTTTGCAGCTATATAATGAATTGGTCACGAGaaatcacaataaaacatgtaAATCTAACCTAAAAAACATAAATATTGGACATATAATTTGTCATAATCAATATTTGATGGTAAATTTAACAAATTGCATTGAATCTTTGATAAAAATAACACATCATGGTGGAAGGATTTTAATTTATGTTATTATAAATTTGTTTTTGTTATGTTATGTTTTTGTTTTCATTAagtattagaaaatattataatatttcttaaatatccaatggatattcattaacccgcttaatccactggatatggatatggatatggatatggatatagatggaTGGACCGaatataaatggatatggatatatatatggatgaacaaaaactaaatgaataTGAAGTGAATATGACGTCACCCGATCCGTATCCAATCCATTAGTTTCATCAAAACCCCTCTCTAGTGAAAAAAGACGGTGTTTATATTCTTTATAATACGTATTTCATCTTGAAGCAAATACCCCGATAAAGAAATCGAATTAAAACAACAATGGCGTCTTCTACTAAAAGATGGCTTCCTCTTGAAGCTAACCCCGATGTTATGAACCAGGTGTTTTTCAATCCTTCTCTATTTATCTATAACTTATATTCAATAGCTCTTATTTTGTGATTTTAAATTTTAATCAATCCAGCCACTACTTTGTGGCGCGATCATTCAATATTTTGTTAGTATTTGTGTTAACATTGAAACATACTGTGAGAGTTTCCTAATTGGAATAGGATtcattacattaggttttaaccgtTTTATAGGTGAGTATCGAATGTTTTTATTTTAATGTTCGTTTACGATTTTTAGTCACTATTGAAGAGTTTCTCCAAGGTATGAATCGAAAGTTACATCAATTTTGGTGGTAAAGATTGAATCTTTTTACACCAAATTTGATTTCATTTCAATGTCACCAAATTTGATCGGTAGGGACACGTTTCATTTCAGACCCTGTGTTGCCTATGAACTCATTGGTTGGTATCTAGCAATATTAACTATTTGAAAAACTCAACTAATATATACAACAACCTACAACATTACCCATAGTGGTTATAATGAAGCATAAAATTTGGCGCGGCACCAAATTGATCCAAAATGACAAAAATATTGTTGTTGCACCAAAAATCCTACTACCAAATTTGGTGTTCTGGTGGGTGATAATTATATTACGTCGAAATGGATGGACGGCTATCTTATAATCAGATTATCCTCTTTTTATATTCACTGGTTATTGATATAAAATAACAGATTTGAATAAGATATATTTCTATCGCCATTAGCTCAGTTTGCAGACTGACTTACAAGACGCAGTAGACAATGGGTGTCTGTTTACTTTTGAAATAAGGATATACTCGTGTAAATAGGGCTGATTAATTTGTCTGTACTTTTGTATATGGATAGTTTCTATGTGGACTTGGTCTTCCACTTCTATGTGGACTTGGTCTTCCACCAGGACAGTATCATTAAACAGGTGTGTTACTGATTGACATTAACCATATAATGTTGATCGCGTGTATgggtttttttctttcttttatcaTTCTGTTTTCTTGTATGACTATTAAATTTTGTGTTTGCAATTTCAGAATTCATATGATGGAGTTTATTTCATGAAACAAACGGTGGGAAATGCATGTGGAACGATTGGACTTCTTCATGCTATAGGCAATATCAAGTCAGAGATAAGACTGGGTAAGCCATTTAGTTTACTTTGTCACAAATACTTTATTATATCATGTTTAAGTGTCACGTTTTTCCATTGATCGCTTGAACAACACCAACTCTCATGGTTGCAAAGGGCGGTTGCGGCATCCGTTGCggcggtttggtgactagcccgtcccgtttTGCCCGTAAACGTCTAATTAGTCGGTTAACGCTAAAAGTCAGGTCAACGTCAGGAAAATTCGGTGAACGCCggtcaaaagttgactttttgtttGTCCTTGTTTCAGTGTAAACGAAAATCTCAAACCAATTTAAAAATTAGCCTGAAAAAACACCGACTTACATAGTATCCCTTAATattatagaattttttttttttttctttctaaaacctGTCTATTATTTAAACTAACACCACATTGTCTTATTTgtgaatcatttttttttttaatttttatggtTATATTATTTATCTttgaaatatatgtatatttaataatatttttatttataagtcAATGTTGGTCAACGTTCATCTCGCCTCCATCCCGACCGACTTGACCTTTCAAAGTCCTGACGACTCGTCTCCGTCTCGCATCTTTTTCAACCCTTCCAACTCCCCAAAGGCTTTTTTCCTTTGTTATATCGACTTCTCTTATTGTGAATTCTCATGATTTTGTAAGTAATTTACCTTGTCTTTGTTTATGTTCATTAATTAAGTTTCAGCAAACAAATTAGTCGTTGGATGTCATCTATGTGACTGCTGTGACCAATATCACGTTTATCTATGTAGTGTATTTGGCGCTCATCACGACCACTATAAGGAAATATATAATGGATAATATATAATCTTTTAAAAACAGAACTACTAGGACTTATATAAATAGTTTAGAAAGttacttaaaatgcatattgagtTTCAGCTAGTAAACATATTAGGAGTTTGCAGGTTTGAGCTAAATAAATATGGTCTCTATCAACCTACAAAACAAGAAAAAGCAGATTGTAACCTGGATATTTAGATGGTCTTATCAACTAACTTTTTGTGAAGGCttaatgttatttttttttttttttttttttttttttttgataaaaatgTTTGATTGTGGTTTCATTACCTTAAGCCCTTAACATAATGGTGTTCATATATTTTTGTTGTTGTAGTTGAGGACTCATTCTTGGACAGGTTTTACAAATCTACAGCAAGCATGGATCCAATGGAggtattatgttttctaaaattaaAAAATTACTTTTATTTTGGCTGTTTGAatttttatcattaaacttttggtatGTGCGTGCAGCGTGCTCTGTATCTTGAGAACGATAGAGAAATGGAAGTTGCACATTCTGATGCAGTAGCTGCTGGTGAGACCGAGGTTAGGGCATGTTTCTTTTTAACTTAATGGGCTGAGTTGTTTGGAAGAATTATTCGGTCACCAAAAGGCCCGTTTACTTTCACCTTTATGATTCACCAAATCTCTTAACACCTAAAAAACATGTGTAGTCCCCATATAGATGCACCAATTGCCCAAGATACCCATCTTCCCTTGCTATCTTCTCCATCGGAAAACGTAATCAACCGTCTAACTAGTCAATCTCATCACAggtatctcttttttttttttttttttttttttttttttttacatcttcAATTCTCCATCAGTTAGGTCGCTACCTTTTGTTCTAATATATTAGgttattgattttgattttgggGATCTTTCAAAATAAGAAATTTTTAATGCGAAATATATGTTTTCAAGATGTAAATGGCCTTCCAGATTTCCAGAAACATCTTTGTTTGTTGTCTTCTTCAATAATTTTACATTAAAGTTATATGTCTTATTTTAGGGTTTATGATTGTTCCTTTGTTTGCGATTAAAATATGACTTATTACAAAGTATTATCTTTTGGTGTCTTCTTCAAGTTTAAGGATTGTTTGTGTTCActttgttgaagacttttgttatttatgaaaaatccaACTAAATTTAACTAGATTCACATTATTCCATTTTGCAAAATTGCTACTGTTATTTGATAATGCACTGGACATGGAAATTGTTTTGTTTTCTCTatggtgtaaacatgtaaaatgtaAATTGTTGGTTTGATGAAGACACCCATCAACTAGTATAGTCTACTCAGTTTGTACATATGTTTTAATTTTCTATATTTGTAGATGGACCAAGGAAGTGCGCCAACAAACCGAAAAAAAATTAGAGTTAGTTGGAAGGATGTAAACGTGGAAAAAACATTTCTTGAAGCTTGTCTTCAAGAAATTGCAAGTAGCGGGCGAGAAGGAGGTGGCTTGAAGGCACTTTCATGGAAAAAAGTTGGTCAAGTCCTAAAAGAAACCCATAAAGTTGATGTTGATGTTGATCGTAAACAAATGGCAAATCATTTAAGCTACTTGAAGGGAAAATATCAAGCGTGGTTAAAATTGAAAAACAAAACTGGAAATGTTTACGATTCATCCACTAACACATTCAACTTAACAGAG
The window above is part of the Rutidosis leptorrhynchoides isolate AG116_Rl617_1_P2 chromosome 1, CSIRO_AGI_Rlap_v1, whole genome shotgun sequence genome. Proteins encoded here:
- the LOC139883278 gene encoding ubiquitin carboxyl-terminal hydrolase 3-like → MASSTKRWLPLEANPDVMNQPLLCGAIIQYFVSICVNIETYFTIEEFLQGLINLSVLLYMDSFYVDLVFHFYVDLVFHQDSIIKQNSYDGVYFMKQTVGNACGTIGLLHAIGNIKSEIRLVEDSFLDRFYKSTASMDPMERALYLENDREMEVAHSDAVAAGETEASDNVNDHFICFVCVNGQLYELDGRKSAPVSHGPSSPTTVLQDAAKVIKGMIAKNPNSMNFNVIAISEKDATA